The Capsicum annuum cultivar UCD-10X-F1 chromosome 1, UCD10Xv1.1, whole genome shotgun sequence sequence ATCGATGGAtaacataggtcatgatctacgacggtctattaagttccaccaccagttcaaaaaataaaattactgcTCCAATGATAATAAATGGCTACTTTTATAATCCATCAGTGTCAATACtttatttttacttcatatataaggtcggtcatccctcattattttatttcatttgctttattttatttttaaaaattctacaatgtctcaagcctCTCAAACATctaattctaaaaatattttaatttgtcattgtgggaatgcggcTGTCCTGAGAACGTCATGCACAGGCTCAAATCCAGGTCGTAAATTTTATAACTGTGCAATTGCGAAGGTGAGTTGTGTGTGTCTTTTTTATGAAGTTAAGTTAgtcgttatgtaattattattttttataggaTAATGACgcatgctcattttttaaatggcttgatgagctatcacctccaaccagtccatcaacgttgagtccgggacccgagacatcaaatttttaaggcttgacaaaatttaatctacGATAAAGACTCCAAaaatgcgaagaaaataaagattttctcatgtctttgttcaaagatgCCAAAGAACAGAGGAAACACTTTAAAGTGTTGCTACGTAACAccaaaatagagagggatcaactaaaacaaaaattaattttggccgaagaaagggagaatggcctaaaaatgatgttatgtgttaTAATGCTAGTATTTGTTCTTTGGAaaggtgtaacatggatgtagtgatattgaataaataatactacttctatttttctataatgttaatactatttttgatagaatcatggtCAATCAAACAACACGTTGACTTAAAACCGACCAGTATGGTAATAATAGACCATACATGCAGTATATGAAAGATTAAGTATGCATTTTACGACATCAACCATACACTGTACCAACTATGACAacaccctgcatattcaaatGGCCATGCCACTAGTTATTTTCATAGAGACAGATTCAGTGCAGAATCATAACCactatcataaaataaaataatgtttcTAATATCCTACCAACAGATCCTTTAAACTTTCATActtgtcaaataaaaaaaatatttgtccgATCCTAACTACTAAtcattcaacaacacattaacaatattagaattcaaatgtctttttccctgtcttcctcatcaacacaaatgttactgttgatttcaCCTACGATATCCATGACCACATCTTTTTGGTCAGCTTCAGCTTTTTTTTTCTTAGCAGCTGCAGCTGCTTCTTCATACTCGCCTTCTTCTCCTTCTATTTCAGCATCTACAGTAGTTGGTGCTTCTTtaccttcttctccttttttctcaACATCTGTTGCTGCTTTttttttcagcttcttcttctgcttctacaattatttttttggattttcttcgGCTGGtgctttttcaccttttttttctcAACATCTGTTGTTGCTTatttttcagcttcttcttcttctgcttttgTAGCTGCTTCTTTTGGACTTTCTTCTTGGCACATatcttctttcatttcttcttctccatccttcttttcttcttcttttttctctcccACCACAACAGAGGCTAACTCTTCCATTTTGcttcttttttctccttcttcattcctctctGATTAATGAAGGTCCACATTCACtgtatcatcatattacaaagtgttactgatatttaaagctgaaaattcattaacaacGTCAATTATTGATTGAATGAAGTTACCTTGCTCGTGTATTCGCTCATCTTGTTCCTTTTTCTTCAGTCTTTTCTCTCTaatataggcagcaatatccaacactGCTTCCTCGAGCGCAACAACATGCTTATGAAGATCCCCAGGGGATGAGGTGCCCGCTGTATCCTTAGAGGTGCTCGGAGTATCATCATCACCAACGCGTACTTCAAaggggttaccacccaaatccccgtcatcatcactgtcctcatttaAAATAAGtacagtcaccccttctaactctttctttaaGCCATCAGGGACTTCATTCTTCACCTCGTCTATATATGGCTCAAAGGaaatcatgtaatccatcttcatCTCACGAAgagtagggatgatgtacgggtgcacgttttacaaaatatcaattaacaattacataacattcgatacaATAGTAGTACTATTATAGAATAATAAATCTTTTGTACTTGAATGGGGCGCCTTCGATTATCTGGTCACTTTTTATAGTGTACGATCTAAGGATGCGGGGAATGGGAAAGGGCTCATCCTTTGATTTTTCAGCAAATTTTTCAAGATGGGGAAAGGCCTCGTAGATCCAAACCTATAAGCAGTACATCAGTGAAAAAGAACTCAGAGTctatgacatagtaaaattaaaacaagaatttacgataaactcactaaagaGTTTATgctagataccatgaatgcccagggaaatccgaatagagtataggatgccttctgcttctcatcaaatactttcctctgtttcttcagatcaattttcttctttaGATAGTCCAGGGTTAGTTaaaatgtctctttcccccacggataattctcgaagaaactcaaagaatcgacCATTCGAATTAGTTTCATGGCAacaaccttcgtcgaatcttttgcaagcaacatggtgtgcaagaaccacagtaaaTAACACTTAAATTTTTAGTCCTCGTTCATcttattccctctgatcaggtGTAGCAAGTTGGCCgccataatatttttattttttgtcaccttaaagcaaaaattctccccctttgctaacaccttcttcattttttattcactggggtatgatgagtAGTTCAACCCCgtgataaaaaaaaaactctttcaagccaaaacaggcAGGCTTGTTATTAACGTAGAGCCACATCTCGTGATGCATCTTATCGTTCTTGACGCGTCGCAACAATAAATAATtgaccaactgcccattgaacttgagacgttccggcaggtttctcaggtgtccaaaataggaccgcttgaattttttcttcaacttttggtCGACAAGAACTTGCTGGAATTTTTGATAAGCAGTCATTCTTGATCTGACCGATATCTTTGCCGAAAAAGATCCGACCTCGTCcattatcgttcgaaggtcataccaCTCTACGGAAATGAACCTTGAAAGAGATGGCACGAACAAGGGATCATTATCCCTATCATCACTGTTTCTTCCACTATCTTCGCTCTCTTCACTGTCACTACTATCACTGTGCTTGGCAACATCGTCACCGAAATCGACGTAGTCACTTATCTCCTTTAAGTCCGAATCTGATTTGGACAccaactctttatttttctttcgtTTTAAGATATTTCCAACTGCATCAGCTTTTCTTTTTCTGCTGCTACCAACAGAATCAGAAGTGGTACTGGCTTTGCATTTAGAAAGGAtgtattttttatccattttcaacacaatctacacctgcagaacaaatctcccattttcagCTCATAGtccacaagtctatcaacagaaataactcaatgctcaaatgaaaCAACCCCCCctcccaaataaaaaaaattaagaaatacccACCAAAATCCAATATGCAGTATCACAATCAAACTAGTGCActtaatcaaactaattagctattaatcttttaattttcactatttcagccatcatattttaaatgaatttcatacgtctaaaaattgatttcaatctagagcattctcatttcatagaccacgggtctacggacAGAAGCAGGTCGCTGTtcgaatcaaaatgccaaaataactcttccacCATCAATCAGTTCACTACACACATCAATAACTGaaaccaaaatccaacatgcagtatcaaaacacaacaatttctaaaaatcaaactaatgcacctaatcaaactaattagctattaatctttcaatttccactatttcagcaatcatattttaaaagaatttcatacgcctaaaaattgatttcaatctagggcattctcatttcatagaccacgggtctacgaaCAGAAACAGATCGTTGTtcgaatcaaaatgccaaaataacgaTTATTCCACCATTCAACACTTTTTTGCTAAACAAAATCGGAACTAAACCAAAACTCCTTAATcaaccaaattaaaaaataaataaatttcctaCATCACTACGAACCGATTAGCAAAGAAACTcgtttaaatggatctagaaatgatcgcaacttgattttaactaaccttacaAAGCAATAACGATCCCTTAGCtgctggagaagaagaagaaatgaaaatgacaATTTTGGGATGAAGGTTTCTTAAGCTGGAGTTGAGAGAATTgaggagaagagagagaaagggtTTTTTTGAATATTGGAATAAGTAGAGGGTGCtagtgtattatattaaatttgcaaagttctaaaaatgatgaaatagtcccTTGGTCCACCCGTGGGCctcatttttaaactttttaaaaaattttataccCTAAccccaaaaattaaataaaaaataattttagtgggTAAATGGCAAAATAGTTTTGGAAGTGGGTACTCATGCCAATTTTTCCCTAGTAACTTGGTGCACAAGCCCTCTGCAAATTATTTACATATATGCAGTGCTTAGCCTTAAACAGTTAAACTAGGTGAATTTAGGAAATTACCTTGTCCATGTCAAATATAGATTTAATTgacttttgaaaataaaaagttacCAAAAATACAACACGGTTGATTTAAGGTGACCTTCTCCACATCAGGTTAGGAGAAGATTTTCTATAAAAAGGCAGCTACCCTTTGTTACGTTATCACTCACAATCAATCGTTCTATTACAAAgtactatcaacaacaacaacaacaacaacagggcccagtatattctcacaaagtgaggtcagacccagtatattctcacaaagtgaggtctgggagggtaagatgtacgcagtccataccactacctccgaagaagtagaaagcTTCCGAGTactatcaagaaattaaaattattattatggatCAGTGGATGAAACTTTTTGTTCTTGGTGCTGGCTCTTATGGCAAAGTGTATATTATGCTGTGAaattctattcttcttctttatttgctGAAGTTGCTGCTGTTAAATGTTCAGATATTCATCGTTCAAATTCACTTAAACTAGAAGTGCAAATCTTGACAACTCTCAAAGGTTGTCCCAACGTGGTCCAGTTTTTTGGAGCAGCCTTAAGCGTCGATAACGGCATTCCAACTTACAATTTGTTTCTTGAATATGCTGTGGTGGGTCTCTCCACGATTTGATCATCAATTCGAAGAGAGGGCTGATGAAGATGTCAGAATTGGAAGTAGGTTTCTACACATATCAACTCTTAAATGGTATTGTACACGTCCATAAGAAAGGATGGGTTCATTGTGATATTAAACCCGCTAATGTTTTGGTTTTTGATAATGAACGTGGTGGAATGCACAAGTTGAAATTGGCTGATTTCGGATTGTCGTTGAGAGTTGGTGATGGGATGGCATATATGACTGGACGTGCATTGAGTAACCGTGGAACTCTACTTTATGCACCTCCAGAATCTTCGACGCACGGTTTTCATTCCAAAGCTTATGATATATGGTCGTTAGGGTGCACCGTGGCAGAGATGATGACTGGGTATCGCGTTTGGATTGATTGCAGCACTAAAGATCTGCAGTGGATGATTATGACTGAAGATCCCATGATTCCGACTAATATTTCAGAGATAGCCAAAGATTTTTTGCACAAGTGTTTCATAAGGGACCCTCTAGGAAGATGGACATCGGAACAACTACTGCAACATCCTTTTATTCAGCAAGCTTTATGTACTGCGTCAATTTCATTAATGCCTGAAACTCAAGAGGTGACAAGAAGGGTTAGTCCTTTTGGTTGCCAAATTCCAATTCCAGAGAAGGACTTCATCAGTTTGCCCTTAGAAGCAGTTTAAACAGAACGTATTGAATAGGAATGCAACAACACTTAGAATTtagatagtgtattatatatgGAGTAGAACTACTTAGCAGAAACCAAATTGTGTAGTAATTGTCAAAAAGATGTATTACTTAGCAGGATGTATTCCAATTCCAGAATAATATCCATTCTATTCGTTAGCAGAATCTCTTCAGATGTATTGCtttctattaattttaatattcttttcaTCATGCAAAAGAGATGGCTTTTGAAATTTAACTTCTGTATCCgtgtttttcttaaaaatactTTTGAGACTAGCAAATTTTGTGTGAACGATTGACAATCCTGATTTTATGGATCCTTCATTTTGCCAGAACATTTTAAGGTTGGAAGAAACAAGAATAGGAGGATCATTCTTTAGTGTCATTTCCTGCCAAGTGTGTATGTGCTACATAGAACGTGTTTGTCTACATATTATGCCTTTTATATGAGCAAAGAAACTCTGGTATTGTGAAGGCAAAGTCTTTATCTCTTACCTTCATCTTTCACAAGTTGAATGCATCATCGATTTGGTATCTTCTAATTTCTGATAGTAGATGAACCTCATAGACATGTAAAGCAGATCACTAATACTGTGTTTAAGAGCAACAACTCCAGTCCATATCATAACACTTGACTATTGAAAGTACATGTAAGGAAGTTAATGGCAAAGTTTAATCAAGCAGCCAATCTCCCCTATATGAACACTTTACAACTAAGCAATACGGCTTGTAGCATTTGCCTTCTATATATCATTTGCATTGTCATCGTCATCTACCTCTGGCTTGACAAAGAATTCAATATAAGCAATACGGCTGGGTTGCTGATAGCCAGAAGAATCAACATGCGGATGTGGTATTGCTGGTTTTGCAACTGAGACCAGATGCTGAACTTTGAGCATTCCCCCTCTACCAATGGTCAGCTTACTTCCTCGATTATCCTGGATGACACTGCTGGGTATGTTTGAGGTTGTAGCACGGAGAAATTTGTATTTATACCTGTCAAAGTCAAGTTCTTTGATCAGATCATAGAGTCTTAACACAAATGTAAAGCACTTGGCTTGTCACTCCACAATCTTATCAGGAGAGACATCTGTGAGAGACTTGACGATCACAATGAAATACAACCAGAAGATCGGTGTTTGCGTGACACATAAAGTCTATCTgcaaaaagaaaagttaaaacagAAGAGGGTTAGAGAATATGAGAATAGAATGCTAGTGAAACATCAGGTCAAACTATACCTGTAAGTCACCATGGCCTTCACCTCTAAAGGTAACCGATGGTGGTGTAGGCTGTCGGATTAGATAAAATACTTGATACTGGCCCCTCAAGGTCATCAATGGCTGGCTTCCTTTAGAGCCGCAGACTACCAATTGAACAAATGATATTGTGATAATTAGATCACCAGTTGAGGAACGAGACTTCAAGCAATCACAATCTTATTCGCATTAACCACTTTGTGAAACAATAAAGGACAAAGAACAGAACGTATATAAATTCACGGCACTTAACATTTGCAAAAACGTGAAGCTAATTATTGCTTCTGCAAATGACCAGGGTCACCGGCAAACTTAGTCAAAATAGGAAACACTGCTTTTGAACATGGATTGCTTCTGGGGCATCATTTGCAGAGAATTTGGTTGATGGGCATTGACACATATGATTCAGTATCAGGGACAAAAGTCCAAAATAGTAGCAGAATATTAGGTTATACCAAATGGAGACATATATTGTCTGTGACACTACTCAACTAATCAAATTAGAGCAAGATACTAAACctatatttcaaatttcaagttctACAGAACAAGGGACTGGAAATGGAATTAGTTTGATAGTTTGTGCAGTGTGCACTAGCAGACTGAGCTCAACTCATGATACTTAAGAAGCCACCTGTTTGGGTGCTCAACCCACCCTCCCCAGAGGTGTGTTGTTAATGTCAATCAAACATAATGGTGTTTCTGATTCTACCaccaacaaaaaaaatttcaaagtacTAGGATTGATATAATCCAATCTGTTACAGAATGATAGTACGGATGAACTACTACCTAAAACAACAATATAATAATACCCAGTGTGATCCCATAAGTGGAGTCTGGAGAGGGTGAACTTCCCTACCTTtggtgaggtagagaggctgtttccgataagATCCTCAGCTCAAGAAAAAGCATTTTCAAAACAGGTTGAAAACCACTACCTTAAACAGTTTTGGGTATTTGACAAGTTTCCTTGTGTAAGTCTTCCTTAGACTTTTTCTCAAATGATAAAAGCCAAGCTTTAGCTTGATATACTCTCTAACCTGTTAGATCGCATTAATTTCCCAAGACTagagaaaagaagaaatgcaGAACTTTCAACTTTCAGTAAATATTAGGAAACAAAGCGAGTTCCTCTAAGGGACTTATTAATATATGTTAATTAGTCTTCCTGTCTAGTATGAAAGCACAATCAGAAGATTAACTAGTATACTTCATGGAGACGATTATTTGTCAAATAGAATCATAAACACAACAAAACACAGACAAAGAACAAACTTTAACAAGAGAATCCTGGTCCAAAAACATATATTATGTGAAT is a genomic window containing:
- the LOC124885346 gene encoding mitogen-activated protein kinase kinase kinase 20-like, whose product is MKMSELEVGFYTYQLLNGIVHVHKKGWVHCDIKPANVLVFDNERGGMHKLKLADFGLSLRVGDGMAYMTGRALSNRGTLLYAPPESSTHGFHSKAYDIWSLGCTVAEMMTGYRVWIDCSTKDLQWMIMTEDPMIPTNISEIAKDFLHKCFIRDPLGRWTSEQLLQHPFIQQALCTASISLMPETQEVTRRVSPFGCQIPIPEKDFISLPLEAV
- the LOC107856082 gene encoding uncharacterized protein LOC107856082 → MEDKESVESSDSCTYAEIRTRIPDTISWDYNFEPAGSTPLSFTVKSRSSTGDLIITISFVQLVVCGSKGSQPLMTLRGQYQVFYLIRQPTPPSVTFRGEGHGDLQIDFMCHANTDLLVVFHCDRQVSHRYKYKFLRATTSNIPSSVIQDNRGSKLTIGRGGMLKVQHLVSVAKPAIPHPHVDSSGYQQPSRIAYIEFFVKPEVDDDDNANDI